DNA from Rubripirellula lacrimiformis:
CGTGGATGCCCGATGATGGATCGATCGGCGTTTCCGCGAGCCCCAAAATCACTGGCGTGACCCTGCTTGGATCGTTGGTGAATTGTTTGTCCAGATAGCAGTTTCCTGATAACCCCGAGTCAACCCTTCTGTGTCCAGTCGCCGTTTGTTGAAAGCCGCCGAGGCGATTCGTGAGGTCGTTGCGTCATCCATCTTGACCGAGATGCGAGACCCACGTGTCCGTGACGTTACCGTGGTCGGTGTGAAAGTCACTCCGGACATGCGGGAAGCCGTTGTGATGGTCAGCATCATGGGCGACGAAGCGGCCCAGCAGCTGAGTTTGCGCGGACTGCAGAATGCAGCCGGATTTTTGCAGAGTAAGATCGCCAATCGGATCGATACTCGATACACGCCACGTTTGCAGTTCAAAGTCGACAAGGGCGTCCAACAGTCGATGGCCGTCGTCGAGATCTTGGAAAAGATCAAACGCGAACGCGATGGGATCGAGGAAGACGAATCGGCGCCGGAGACGGACACCGAAATGGATGTCGAATCCAACGACGATGACGCCTCGTCCAACGAAGACGAATCCTGAACATTGGCCA
Protein-coding regions in this window:
- the rbfA gene encoding 30S ribosome-binding factor RbfA, whose product is MSSRRLLKAAEAIREVVASSILTEMRDPRVRDVTVVGVKVTPDMREAVVMVSIMGDEAAQQLSLRGLQNAAGFLQSKIANRIDTRYTPRLQFKVDKGVQQSMAVVEILEKIKRERDGIEEDESAPETDTEMDVESNDDDASSNEDES